One genomic segment of Sminthopsis crassicaudata isolate SCR6 chromosome 4, ASM4859323v1, whole genome shotgun sequence includes these proteins:
- the NECTIN4 gene encoding nectin-4 isoform X3 encodes MWQQKPWLGLLLVISFPGLCLAGELETSALVTVVLGQDAELPCFYRGEPGEQVKQVAWARVGEGEGMTELALLHDTYGLHVSPTYEGRVERPSPPRDPNDGAVLLRNAVQADEGDYECRVSTFPSGSFQAGLHLRVLVPPLPTLNLGPSLEEGQGRTLAASCTAEGSPVPSVTWDTVVKGVVTSRLSNHPRSASVTSEFHLVPSRTMNGQPLTCVVSHPGLPEDKRITHMLQVAFLAEASVWGHEDPELWHVGREGVMLKCVSEGQPPPSYNWTRLDRPLPSGVRVDGGTLGFPALVVEHSGTYVCHVSNEVSSRSSQVTVTVLAEDEAPPVDVDVVSASVVAVGVIAALLLCLLVVVVVLMSRYHRRKAQQMTQKYEEELTLTRENSIRRLHSHHAEPRNQSEEPEGRSYSTLTTVREIETQTELLSPGSGRTEEEEDRDAGIKQAMNHFVQENGTLRAKPTGNGIYINGRGHLV; translated from the exons ATGTGGCAGCAGAAGCCGTGGCTGGGGCTGCTCCTTGTTATCTCCTTCCCAG GTTTGTGCCTGGCTGGTGAGCTGGAGACATCAGCCCTGGTTACTGTGGTCCTGGGTCAAGATGCAGAGCTGCCATGTTTCTACAGAGGAGAGCCTGGGGAGCAGGTGAAGCAGGTGGCTTGGGCCCGAGTTGGAGAAGGAGAGGGGATGACAGAACTGGCGCTGCTCCACGACACATACGGTCTGCATGTGAGCCCTACCTACGAGGGACGAGTGGAGAGGCCGTCACCGCCCCGGGATCCCAATGATGGGGCTGTACTCTTGCGGAATGCGGTGCAGGCTGATGAGGGGGACTATGAGTGCCGAGTCAGCACTTTCCCTTCAGGCAGTTTCCAGGCGGGGCTCCATCTCCGGGTGCTTG TGCCCCCTCTGCCCACACTGAACCTGGGCCCTAGCCTGGAAGAAGGCCAAGGCCGAACGCTGGCCGCCTCCTGCACAGCCGAGGGCAGTCCTGTGCCCAGTGTGACCTGGGACACGGTGGTCAAGGGGGTGGTCACTAGCCGCTTGTCTAATCACCCGAGATCAGCTTCGGTCACCTCAGAGTTCCACCTGGTGCCGAGCCGGACGATGAACGGGCAGCCCCTCACCTGTGTGGTGTCGCACCCAGGCCTGCCAGAGGACAAAAGGATCACGCACATGCTCCAGGTTGCCT TTCTTGCAGAGGCCTCCGTGTGGGGCCACGAAGACCCAGAGTTATGGCATGTGGGCAGGGAAGGCGTGATGCTCAAGTGTGTGAGTGAGGGGCAGCCTCCCCCCTCCTACAACTGGACCCG GCTGGATCGGCCTCTGCCTAGCGGGGTGCGAGTGGATGGAGGCACCTTGGGCTTCCCCGCACTGGTTGTGGAGCATAGCGGCACCTATGTCTGCCATGTCAGCAACGAGGTCTCCTCCCGCAGTAGCCAGGTTACCGTGACTGTCCTAG CAGAAGATGAAGCTCCACCTGTTGACGTGGATGTGGTTTCGGCCTCCGTGGTGGCCGTGGGAGTGATCGCTGCCCTGCTGCTGTGCCttctggtggtggtggtggtgctcATGTCCAGATACCACCGGCGCAAGGCCCAGCAGATGACCCAGAAATA TGAGGAGGAGTTGACCTTGACCCGGGAGAATTCCATCCGCAGACTTCACTCCCACCACGCAGAGCCCAGGAACCAG AGCGAAGAGCCGGAGGGCCGAAGCTACTCCACCCTGACCACGGTGAGGGAGATCGAGACCCAGACGGAGCTGCTGTCGCCGGGCTCCGGACGGACGGAGGAGGAAGAAGATCGGGATGCTGGGATCAAGCAAGCCATGAACCACTTTGTGCAGGAAAACGGGACTCTCCGAGCCAAGCCCACGGGCAACGGCATCTACATCAACGGGCGGGGACACCTGGTCTGA
- the NECTIN4 gene encoding nectin-4 isoform X1 encodes MWQQKPWLGLLLVISFPGLCLAGELETSALVTVVLGQDAELPCFYRGEPGEQVKQVAWARVGEGEGMTELALLHDTYGLHVSPTYEGRVERPSPPRDPNDGAVLLRNAVQADEGDYECRVSTFPSGSFQAGLHLRVLVPPLPTLNLGPSLEEGQGRTLAASCTAEGSPVPSVTWDTVVKGVVTSRLSNHPRSASVTSEFHLVPSRTMNGQPLTCVVSHPGLPEDKRITHMLQVAFLAEASVWGHEDPELWHVGREGVMLKCVSEGQPPPSYNWTRLDRPLPSGVRVDGGTLGFPALVVEHSGTYVCHVSNEVSSRSSQVTVTVLAEDEAPPVDVDVVSASVVAVGVIAALLLCLLVVVVVLMSRYHRRKAQQMTQKYEEELTLTRENSIRRLHSHHAEPRNQPEENVGLQAEGHPDSLKDNSSCSVMSEEPEGRSYSTLTTVREIETQTELLSPGSGRTEEEEDRDAGIKQAMNHFVQENGTLRAKPTGNGIYINGRGHLV; translated from the exons ATGTGGCAGCAGAAGCCGTGGCTGGGGCTGCTCCTTGTTATCTCCTTCCCAG GTTTGTGCCTGGCTGGTGAGCTGGAGACATCAGCCCTGGTTACTGTGGTCCTGGGTCAAGATGCAGAGCTGCCATGTTTCTACAGAGGAGAGCCTGGGGAGCAGGTGAAGCAGGTGGCTTGGGCCCGAGTTGGAGAAGGAGAGGGGATGACAGAACTGGCGCTGCTCCACGACACATACGGTCTGCATGTGAGCCCTACCTACGAGGGACGAGTGGAGAGGCCGTCACCGCCCCGGGATCCCAATGATGGGGCTGTACTCTTGCGGAATGCGGTGCAGGCTGATGAGGGGGACTATGAGTGCCGAGTCAGCACTTTCCCTTCAGGCAGTTTCCAGGCGGGGCTCCATCTCCGGGTGCTTG TGCCCCCTCTGCCCACACTGAACCTGGGCCCTAGCCTGGAAGAAGGCCAAGGCCGAACGCTGGCCGCCTCCTGCACAGCCGAGGGCAGTCCTGTGCCCAGTGTGACCTGGGACACGGTGGTCAAGGGGGTGGTCACTAGCCGCTTGTCTAATCACCCGAGATCAGCTTCGGTCACCTCAGAGTTCCACCTGGTGCCGAGCCGGACGATGAACGGGCAGCCCCTCACCTGTGTGGTGTCGCACCCAGGCCTGCCAGAGGACAAAAGGATCACGCACATGCTCCAGGTTGCCT TTCTTGCAGAGGCCTCCGTGTGGGGCCACGAAGACCCAGAGTTATGGCATGTGGGCAGGGAAGGCGTGATGCTCAAGTGTGTGAGTGAGGGGCAGCCTCCCCCCTCCTACAACTGGACCCG GCTGGATCGGCCTCTGCCTAGCGGGGTGCGAGTGGATGGAGGCACCTTGGGCTTCCCCGCACTGGTTGTGGAGCATAGCGGCACCTATGTCTGCCATGTCAGCAACGAGGTCTCCTCCCGCAGTAGCCAGGTTACCGTGACTGTCCTAG CAGAAGATGAAGCTCCACCTGTTGACGTGGATGTGGTTTCGGCCTCCGTGGTGGCCGTGGGAGTGATCGCTGCCCTGCTGCTGTGCCttctggtggtggtggtggtgctcATGTCCAGATACCACCGGCGCAAGGCCCAGCAGATGACCCAGAAATA TGAGGAGGAGTTGACCTTGACCCGGGAGAATTCCATCCGCAGACTTCACTCCCACCACGCAGAGCCCAGGAACCAG CCTGAGGAGAATGTAGGGCTTCAAGCTGAGGGCCACCCTGATAGTCTCAAGGACAACAGTAGCTGCTCTGTGATG AGCGAAGAGCCGGAGGGCCGAAGCTACTCCACCCTGACCACGGTGAGGGAGATCGAGACCCAGACGGAGCTGCTGTCGCCGGGCTCCGGACGGACGGAGGAGGAAGAAGATCGGGATGCTGGGATCAAGCAAGCCATGAACCACTTTGTGCAGGAAAACGGGACTCTCCGAGCCAAGCCCACGGGCAACGGCATCTACATCAACGGGCGGGGACACCTGGTCTGA
- the NECTIN4 gene encoding nectin-4 isoform X2, translating to MWQQKPWLGLLLVISFPGLCLAGELETSALVTVVLGQDAELPCFYRGEPGEQVKQVAWARVGEGEGMTELALLHDTYGLHVSPTYEGRVERPSPPRDPNDGAVLLRNAVQADEGDYECRVSTFPSGSFQAGLHLRVLVPPLPTLNLGPSLEEGQGRTLAASCTAEGSPVPSVTWDTVVKGVVTSRLSNHPRSASVTSEFHLVPSRTMNGQPLTCVVSHPGLPEDKRITHMLQVAFLAEASVWGHEDPELWHVGREGVMLKCVSEGQPPPSYNWTRLDRPLPSGVRVDGGTLGFPALVVEHSGTYVCHVSNEVSSRSSQVTVTVLEDEAPPVDVDVVSASVVAVGVIAALLLCLLVVVVVLMSRYHRRKAQQMTQKYEEELTLTRENSIRRLHSHHAEPRNQPEENVGLQAEGHPDSLKDNSSCSVMSEEPEGRSYSTLTTVREIETQTELLSPGSGRTEEEEDRDAGIKQAMNHFVQENGTLRAKPTGNGIYINGRGHLV from the exons ATGTGGCAGCAGAAGCCGTGGCTGGGGCTGCTCCTTGTTATCTCCTTCCCAG GTTTGTGCCTGGCTGGTGAGCTGGAGACATCAGCCCTGGTTACTGTGGTCCTGGGTCAAGATGCAGAGCTGCCATGTTTCTACAGAGGAGAGCCTGGGGAGCAGGTGAAGCAGGTGGCTTGGGCCCGAGTTGGAGAAGGAGAGGGGATGACAGAACTGGCGCTGCTCCACGACACATACGGTCTGCATGTGAGCCCTACCTACGAGGGACGAGTGGAGAGGCCGTCACCGCCCCGGGATCCCAATGATGGGGCTGTACTCTTGCGGAATGCGGTGCAGGCTGATGAGGGGGACTATGAGTGCCGAGTCAGCACTTTCCCTTCAGGCAGTTTCCAGGCGGGGCTCCATCTCCGGGTGCTTG TGCCCCCTCTGCCCACACTGAACCTGGGCCCTAGCCTGGAAGAAGGCCAAGGCCGAACGCTGGCCGCCTCCTGCACAGCCGAGGGCAGTCCTGTGCCCAGTGTGACCTGGGACACGGTGGTCAAGGGGGTGGTCACTAGCCGCTTGTCTAATCACCCGAGATCAGCTTCGGTCACCTCAGAGTTCCACCTGGTGCCGAGCCGGACGATGAACGGGCAGCCCCTCACCTGTGTGGTGTCGCACCCAGGCCTGCCAGAGGACAAAAGGATCACGCACATGCTCCAGGTTGCCT TTCTTGCAGAGGCCTCCGTGTGGGGCCACGAAGACCCAGAGTTATGGCATGTGGGCAGGGAAGGCGTGATGCTCAAGTGTGTGAGTGAGGGGCAGCCTCCCCCCTCCTACAACTGGACCCG GCTGGATCGGCCTCTGCCTAGCGGGGTGCGAGTGGATGGAGGCACCTTGGGCTTCCCCGCACTGGTTGTGGAGCATAGCGGCACCTATGTCTGCCATGTCAGCAACGAGGTCTCCTCCCGCAGTAGCCAGGTTACCGTGACTGTCCTAG AAGATGAAGCTCCACCTGTTGACGTGGATGTGGTTTCGGCCTCCGTGGTGGCCGTGGGAGTGATCGCTGCCCTGCTGCTGTGCCttctggtggtggtggtggtgctcATGTCCAGATACCACCGGCGCAAGGCCCAGCAGATGACCCAGAAATA TGAGGAGGAGTTGACCTTGACCCGGGAGAATTCCATCCGCAGACTTCACTCCCACCACGCAGAGCCCAGGAACCAG CCTGAGGAGAATGTAGGGCTTCAAGCTGAGGGCCACCCTGATAGTCTCAAGGACAACAGTAGCTGCTCTGTGATG AGCGAAGAGCCGGAGGGCCGAAGCTACTCCACCCTGACCACGGTGAGGGAGATCGAGACCCAGACGGAGCTGCTGTCGCCGGGCTCCGGACGGACGGAGGAGGAAGAAGATCGGGATGCTGGGATCAAGCAAGCCATGAACCACTTTGTGCAGGAAAACGGGACTCTCCGAGCCAAGCCCACGGGCAACGGCATCTACATCAACGGGCGGGGACACCTGGTCTGA
- the NECTIN4 gene encoding nectin-4 isoform X4, giving the protein MWQQKPWLGLLLVISFPGLCLAGELETSALVTVVLGQDAELPCFYRGEPGEQVKQVAWARVGEGEGMTELALLHDTYGLHVSPTYEGRVERPSPPRDPNDGAVLLRNAVQADEGDYECRVSTFPSGSFQAGLHLRVLVPPLPTLNLGPSLEEGQGRTLAASCTAEGSPVPSVTWDTVVKGVVTSRLSNHPRSASVTSEFHLVPSRTMNGQPLTCVVSHPGLPEDKRITHMLQVAFLAEASVWGHEDPELWHVGREGVMLKCVSEGQPPPSYNWTRLDRPLPSGVRVDGGTLGFPALVVEHSGTYVCHVSNEVSSRSSQVTVTVLEDEAPPVDVDVVSASVVAVGVIAALLLCLLVVVVVLMSRYHRRKAQQMTQKYEEELTLTRENSIRRLHSHHAEPRNQSEEPEGRSYSTLTTVREIETQTELLSPGSGRTEEEEDRDAGIKQAMNHFVQENGTLRAKPTGNGIYINGRGHLV; this is encoded by the exons ATGTGGCAGCAGAAGCCGTGGCTGGGGCTGCTCCTTGTTATCTCCTTCCCAG GTTTGTGCCTGGCTGGTGAGCTGGAGACATCAGCCCTGGTTACTGTGGTCCTGGGTCAAGATGCAGAGCTGCCATGTTTCTACAGAGGAGAGCCTGGGGAGCAGGTGAAGCAGGTGGCTTGGGCCCGAGTTGGAGAAGGAGAGGGGATGACAGAACTGGCGCTGCTCCACGACACATACGGTCTGCATGTGAGCCCTACCTACGAGGGACGAGTGGAGAGGCCGTCACCGCCCCGGGATCCCAATGATGGGGCTGTACTCTTGCGGAATGCGGTGCAGGCTGATGAGGGGGACTATGAGTGCCGAGTCAGCACTTTCCCTTCAGGCAGTTTCCAGGCGGGGCTCCATCTCCGGGTGCTTG TGCCCCCTCTGCCCACACTGAACCTGGGCCCTAGCCTGGAAGAAGGCCAAGGCCGAACGCTGGCCGCCTCCTGCACAGCCGAGGGCAGTCCTGTGCCCAGTGTGACCTGGGACACGGTGGTCAAGGGGGTGGTCACTAGCCGCTTGTCTAATCACCCGAGATCAGCTTCGGTCACCTCAGAGTTCCACCTGGTGCCGAGCCGGACGATGAACGGGCAGCCCCTCACCTGTGTGGTGTCGCACCCAGGCCTGCCAGAGGACAAAAGGATCACGCACATGCTCCAGGTTGCCT TTCTTGCAGAGGCCTCCGTGTGGGGCCACGAAGACCCAGAGTTATGGCATGTGGGCAGGGAAGGCGTGATGCTCAAGTGTGTGAGTGAGGGGCAGCCTCCCCCCTCCTACAACTGGACCCG GCTGGATCGGCCTCTGCCTAGCGGGGTGCGAGTGGATGGAGGCACCTTGGGCTTCCCCGCACTGGTTGTGGAGCATAGCGGCACCTATGTCTGCCATGTCAGCAACGAGGTCTCCTCCCGCAGTAGCCAGGTTACCGTGACTGTCCTAG AAGATGAAGCTCCACCTGTTGACGTGGATGTGGTTTCGGCCTCCGTGGTGGCCGTGGGAGTGATCGCTGCCCTGCTGCTGTGCCttctggtggtggtggtggtgctcATGTCCAGATACCACCGGCGCAAGGCCCAGCAGATGACCCAGAAATA TGAGGAGGAGTTGACCTTGACCCGGGAGAATTCCATCCGCAGACTTCACTCCCACCACGCAGAGCCCAGGAACCAG AGCGAAGAGCCGGAGGGCCGAAGCTACTCCACCCTGACCACGGTGAGGGAGATCGAGACCCAGACGGAGCTGCTGTCGCCGGGCTCCGGACGGACGGAGGAGGAAGAAGATCGGGATGCTGGGATCAAGCAAGCCATGAACCACTTTGTGCAGGAAAACGGGACTCTCCGAGCCAAGCCCACGGGCAACGGCATCTACATCAACGGGCGGGGACACCTGGTCTGA